A stretch of DNA from Cololabis saira isolate AMF1-May2022 chromosome 17, fColSai1.1, whole genome shotgun sequence:
TCACAATTGGGAAGCATGTGAGTTTTTCAGAAAGTGCTGTTACTAGGGTTTGGAGATTTTGCAGATTAAAAATGACCCAAGCCGGATCGAAGGCCGTCAGGTCCTCAGAGGGCTTGTCTAACCTGTAGCGCCTTGCAAGGATTAAAAAAGGCTTTggtttttggtcatttacacTGTGCGTAACATGTGACTTTcattttgattgtttgttttagtGTTTGAGTATGCTCTTCACTGTCACGTTTAGTGGCATTATTCATCATCTTCATTTCATTGCAGGGTCTACTCTCAAAGAATTGACACATGATCTCCTGTGAAATGAAGTCCACAAACAGAAATCCATATGCAGCAGTGCAGGTGGACCCGGACAGAGATTACATCACACCAGGAACATTAGACTTGGAGCAGATGTTCTGGACCGGCACCATTGCTCAGTATGCACATGCCAATCAGGTGTGGCCCAGTGTTTATATCGGTGACGAGTGAGTAAACCCACAAAATGAAAGCTTCTTTTGTTTCTATCTACTGGAACACAGCACCGTATAAATCATACATATGCATTGAATGTGTGTTGCATGAACACAGGAAAACTGCTCTGGAGCGGCCTGGCCTGAAGGATCTGGGTATTACACATGTCCTGAATGCGGCAGAGGGAAAGTGGAATAATGTTGTGACTGGTGCTGCTTACTACAGGGACATGGACATCAAGTACTTTGGTGTTGAAGCTGATGACAAACCCACTTTTAACATGTCACAGTACTTCTGTCCTGCAGCAGAATTCATCCACGAGGCTCTCAGCCATCCACAGAGTAAGTGCTAATGTGAGAGgcccagaggtggacagagtactcgaccccagtacttgagtaagagtacaaatactactggtcaaaatttactccgttacaagtaaaagcagCTCAGTATTACGTACTCTGCTACAGGGATCATAGAATACGAAAAATGAAAGGCAGGTTTTGCGAGCAaagatgtgttttattgtgaccaatggttcttttgttcaggttgaaaaaaaaatgatgcaagTGATTATTTACAATAGTGATGGGAAGCAGTTTACAAATTAAACCCAAAGAACTaaagtttatataaagaaaatgactccaacgtaaaccaaagaaacaagcataagaactggaccctaaccttaaaataataaatccactaactaaacctaacctttaaccaaaacAAAAGTACAACAAAATTAACTATACTAAACTGACTATTCTAAATCAATCCTAAACAAATTAGGCTTTTACATAGTCAGGCGTTGGAGCCATCTAGTATTTATcttactgcttccattcacaAGTGCTACAACAAACAAGATTTAGCAGGAACCAAACTTAAGGGCAGAAAGGCTGAGGGAAACCAAACATTTAGCCCCAAAGCTCACACAACATCCACGACGGACAGCACGTCTTCACACATGGGTTTGCGTGAGACGACTGCCAAcgagcactgctccagcagcagctttgtAGGGGGAGAGGTTCCCTCTGGTTGGCTTCCGGTAGAGGTGGGCGTCGCTCTCCATcagcacacctgcagcagctccaactcctCCCACACCAGAGGACCTGAGCTCACAGGTGACTTAGTAGTGGCCACCTCCAACAGGGAATACCCTCCCAACCAAACCTCTGCACCCCAGTACCAGATACtcacaaataataaataaacaaaaacagtaaatttACAGGGATGTAAcactcagtcaaaatattactcgagttagagtagaaaagtacttgcttttaaaggtacttaagtatccaaaagtaaatgcttttaaatttactttaggtaaaagtaagagtaagagtacatttcttattttccacatcagtaaattactatatttttttctaaattattttaagttgtaaagtttaagttgtaaatgtctgtggtttgtctgtgccctcgttttttactcggtcgaactcaaacattgagttaagatacggccaaggattttgtgaaagtccctgctccgagtccggctcattatcagactcagacgactcagcggattgtctttcttctcctgacgtagccattgttgcggctaattcttgacttgttgcggctctgtcttgacaaacgcaggctactttggcggtatcgttttgaggaggcttgacgtatttccactttacgtacatcccagtggagagcgtgcactgtgataggtctcctcctttgacaaaaacagcttgtatccaataggattttagggaagaagaaaaaagagcagacctgaaagtaacaagtacttttcagccttcctagaaatttactcgagtaaaagtaataatatttgtcttggaaatgtattcaagtaagagtaataagtaccaaagaaatctaatactcaagtaaagtacaaatcctctggatatgtacttaagtacagtactcaagtaaatttactccgttactgttcACCACTGGAGAGGCcgttgtttttttagttttttgtgcgTGTCTCTGTGTTGGTGTGTAAAACACAACAGCTTTACTATGTCCTGGACAAGAGGCTGGTATCTCATTTTTGGGTCGAGTCAACTCAGCTAttgttatttctttctttcttttattttattatttttttcaggcAAGGTGTTAGTGCACTGCGTGATGGGTCGGAGCAGGTCGGCAACTTTGGTCTTGGCATACCTGATGATGAAACGCAGTTTAACTGTAGTGGATGCTATAGATCATGTGCGCCAGCACCGCTGTATCCTGCCCAATCATGGCTTCCTCAAACAGCTCAGAGCCTTGGACATCACATTGCAAGAGGAGAAGATGAGACTAAAAAGAGAGATGCAAAAACAATGATACCGGATAATGTGCCTATGTGCTCACTTTAGCTCTTTTGATTCTGTCTCATGTCAgcctaaatgtttatttttctagACATCAAGTTGTtctgttcttttttcctttcatgtCTTTGATGGCTTTTTTGTAGGACTGTAGGCTACGAGGGACTGGATATGGTAAGCCTAAATGCCTCAAAAAGCCTAGCTAGTGTCATTTGATAATCTTATTATAGAAGCTTGTGATGttgcaaagaaatgtaaaaattgtagacgaaaagaaaaacatatgcaTCATATGTACTCACAGTCACCTCAGAGATGTGCAagtaaattatatataaataccaGGTTTTTGTCAAATGCAAACACATCAAAAGACACATGAAACCCCCTACAAATTAATCCTAGAATTTGTCTCTTTTCAGAGAGATTTTAAGAGAAATTTCTGACACCAAACTGAACTAAGAGAGGCTTAAGGTGTACGGTATGTACCAATGTTGAGGTCCAATTATCTGTCCACACCAACAGGATGATGATCATCATCTGTATGTAAAACATATTCATATCACCACTCATTTACTTTAAATCCAGCATCTCAGAGGTTGATAAACATGctcttttctctttcagatTACAACTTTGAATGTCAAAATGatttctgtcttttctttttttttaatagggtTTGGCAAACCTAAAAGTCGTGAAGT
This window harbors:
- the LOC133463613 gene encoding dual specificity phosphatase 29-like, which translates into the protein MISCEMKSTNRNPYAAVQVDPDRDYITPGTLDLEQMFWTGTIAQYAHANQVWPSVYIGDEKTALERPGLKDLGITHVLNAAEGKWNNVVTGAAYYRDMDIKYFGVEADDKPTFNMSQYFCPAAEFIHEALSHPQSKVLVHCVMGRSRSATLVLAYLMMKRSLTVVDAIDHVRQHRCILPNHGFLKQLRALDITLQEEKMRLKREMQKQ